The Candidatus Omnitrophota bacterium genome has a segment encoding these proteins:
- a CDS encoding efflux RND transporter permease subunit: MNPAEFSVKNSLFVNLFAVFLMVAGLAATFAMNREAFPNFSFDIVVVQTLYPGAPPEQVEKLVTIPIEKEIRSLDYIDEINSVSTENISVITVTIDPDAPNVDDVVTKIQQEVNSIRDLPADVEDPLVQEITAGNTPVIEVNLGGWVEESLLQRYALILEDRLLELPGISAVSRRGWRNREIQIEVDPERMLGSHIALDEIVNALAQHNVNVPAGEALLNGREVLIRTDGEFFTAEEVEQVIVRSSDVGNWVKVGDVATVYDTFEDTDVLLRAKGKPTISLVVIKKEAGDTIEIVDLINKKLDQFRTELPEEIEISIANDISFYVKRRLKVLLNNGWIGLSLVLIVLFLFLGRTVALMTALGLPLAMMTALLLMYLFGATINLITMFAMIMVLGLVVDDAIIVSENVHRHLEMGKSPKQAAIDGTAEVAKPVVATVLTSVSAFIPLLFMSGIFGKFIWWMPVVVTIVLTASLLECLFVLPTHLADFVHPQTNHKHRSESRWFQTIQDTYVYILQSALRLRYLLWGLFFTLLVGAFLLAKSVVPFVLFPHEGIEAFIIRGETPVGTPLQATSEYMKPIEAILDRLPKEDLDTYLTQIGIQQQEADDPGTQRGTHLGQVMVYLTPAQGRKRTADDVIEELREKVKDLPGWERLYFERINPGPPTGKPVAVRIQGDHFETLERIAREYEARLKQMPGVADVRIDFERGKLQRRVAVDRESASISGLTTADIARTVRTAYEGATATEIKPLRAEEAVDVIVRLPEKDRNDPATFDKLLIRNRNDLLVPLNKVASWTEEPGLSFIKRRDGKRVITVSADVDGKTATSVRINTALAKEFSDVEQRYLGYTVTYGGEQEDTNESLDSLFRAFGLAALLIFFLLATNFQSLHQPLIVMLTIPFAIVGVILTFFIHGKPLSFLAILGLIGLCGVVVNDSIILVNFINQLRLEGHQRRESIISAGKLRLRQVLLTTITTCFGLFPVAYGWGGSDPFLKPMALAISWGLAFSTVLTLILVPATYAMVDDAAAWVRRVTHRPPGPLNGHH, translated from the coding sequence ACTCAGTCTCCACGGAAAACATCTCTGTCATTACCGTCACGATTGATCCGGATGCCCCGAATGTGGACGACGTTGTAACCAAGATCCAGCAAGAGGTCAACTCCATCCGGGATCTGCCCGCAGACGTGGAAGACCCTCTGGTCCAGGAAATCACGGCCGGAAATACCCCTGTAATCGAGGTCAATTTGGGCGGGTGGGTTGAGGAATCCCTGCTCCAGCGCTATGCCTTGATTCTGGAAGACCGCTTGTTGGAACTCCCGGGTATTTCGGCAGTGAGCCGCCGCGGATGGCGCAACCGCGAGATCCAGATCGAGGTAGACCCCGAACGGATGCTGGGGTCCCATATTGCCCTGGATGAAATCGTCAATGCCCTGGCGCAGCACAATGTCAACGTGCCAGCCGGAGAGGCTCTTTTAAACGGACGGGAAGTTCTGATCCGCACGGACGGAGAGTTCTTTACGGCAGAAGAGGTGGAACAGGTGATTGTCCGCTCCAGTGATGTCGGCAACTGGGTCAAGGTCGGCGATGTCGCGACTGTGTACGACACCTTTGAAGACACCGACGTGCTCCTGCGCGCCAAGGGCAAACCCACCATCAGTCTTGTGGTCATCAAAAAAGAGGCCGGCGATACCATTGAGATTGTGGATCTTATCAACAAGAAACTGGATCAATTCCGCACGGAACTGCCCGAAGAGATCGAAATCAGCATTGCCAACGACATCAGCTTCTACGTTAAGCGCCGTCTCAAAGTGTTGCTCAACAACGGTTGGATCGGGCTAAGCCTGGTTTTGATCGTGCTCTTTCTCTTCCTGGGGCGCACGGTGGCCCTGATGACTGCGCTGGGCTTGCCGCTGGCTATGATGACGGCCTTGCTGCTCATGTATTTATTCGGAGCCACGATCAATCTGATTACGATGTTTGCCATGATCATGGTCCTGGGCCTGGTGGTGGATGACGCCATCATTGTGTCTGAAAACGTCCACCGTCATCTTGAGATGGGGAAGTCTCCCAAGCAGGCTGCAATTGACGGCACGGCCGAAGTTGCCAAGCCGGTCGTGGCCACTGTGCTTACTTCGGTTTCCGCCTTTATACCGCTGCTGTTCATGAGCGGAATCTTCGGCAAATTCATCTGGTGGATGCCGGTGGTGGTCACCATCGTGTTGACGGCTTCCTTATTGGAATGCCTCTTTGTGCTTCCTACCCATCTGGCAGACTTTGTGCACCCGCAGACCAACCACAAGCACCGCTCTGAGTCCCGGTGGTTCCAGACGATCCAAGACACCTATGTCTACATCCTGCAATCGGCCCTGCGCCTGCGCTACTTGCTTTGGGGCCTGTTCTTCACCCTTCTCGTCGGTGCCTTTCTCCTGGCAAAATCCGTGGTCCCATTTGTGCTCTTTCCTCACGAGGGAATCGAGGCCTTTATTATCCGCGGCGAAACCCCTGTGGGAACGCCTCTTCAAGCGACCTCGGAATATATGAAACCCATTGAGGCGATTTTGGACCGATTACCCAAAGAGGATCTGGACACCTATCTGACTCAAATCGGCATACAACAGCAGGAAGCCGACGATCCCGGCACTCAGCGCGGAACGCATCTCGGCCAGGTGATGGTTTACCTGACACCGGCCCAGGGAAGAAAGCGCACAGCCGATGACGTCATCGAAGAGCTTCGGGAAAAGGTCAAAGACCTGCCCGGATGGGAACGGCTGTATTTCGAAAGGATCAATCCGGGTCCTCCCACAGGGAAACCGGTGGCTGTGCGCATTCAGGGTGATCATTTCGAGACATTGGAAAGAATTGCCCGGGAGTACGAAGCGCGTCTCAAACAGATGCCCGGAGTCGCGGATGTGCGCATTGACTTTGAACGCGGAAAGCTCCAGCGACGTGTTGCGGTCGACCGGGAATCCGCCTCCATTTCAGGGCTGACCACAGCAGATATTGCCCGAACCGTGCGCACCGCCTACGAAGGCGCCACTGCCACGGAGATCAAGCCGCTGCGTGCGGAAGAAGCGGTGGACGTCATCGTGCGCCTGCCTGAAAAGGACCGCAATGATCCCGCTACCTTTGACAAACTCCTCATACGCAACCGCAATGACTTACTGGTGCCGCTGAATAAGGTCGCGAGTTGGACCGAAGAACCCGGGCTTTCCTTTATCAAGCGCCGGGACGGCAAACGCGTGATCACTGTAAGCGCGGACGTGGACGGAAAGACAGCCACTTCAGTGAGAATCAACACGGCCCTGGCCAAGGAATTCAGCGATGTGGAGCAGCGCTACCTGGGCTATACCGTGACCTATGGCGGGGAACAGGAGGACACAAATGAGTCCTTGGATAGCCTGTTCCGGGCCTTCGGCCTCGCCGCGCTGCTGATCTTCTTTTTGCTGGCCACAAATTTCCAATCCTTGCACCAACCGCTCATTGTCATGCTCACCATCCCCTTTGCCATTGTGGGAGTGATCCTCACCTTCTTTATCCACGGCAAACCCTTGAGCTTTTTGGCGATCCTAGGGCTTATCGGGCTTTGCGGGGTTGTGGTCAACGACTCCATCATTCTGGTCAATTTCATAAACCAGCTCCGTCTCGAAGGCCATCAGCGCCGGGAATCCATTATCAGTGCGGGAAAACTCCGTTTGAGGCAGGTGCTCCTGACCACGATCACCACCTGTTTCGGGCTCTTTCCCGTGGCCTATGGCTGGGGAGGCTCGGATCCCTTTCTCAAGCCTATGGCCCTGGCCATTTCCTGGGGACTGGCCTTTTCCACGGTCCTTACGCTGATCCTGGTGCCCGCCACCTATGCCATGGTGGATGACGCTGCCGCCTGGGTGCGACGGGTAACCCACCGGCCTCCCGGGCCACTAAACGGACACCATTAG
- the queG gene encoding tRNA epoxyqueuosine(34) reductase QueG — MPRTVPIAQQIKLKALELGFDAVGIAGVGEDALDQSRFAEWVSQDYAGDMQYLARRTEGRPLQELLPGAQSVLSLVSAYPSEVQTSAPGPSARVARYAWERDYHKVLRTRLKALEACLPELAGRPVASRHYVDTGPILERSLAHRAGLGFFGKNTLLITRDFGSWVFVCEVLTDLDLEPDTPLTGTCGSCTRCLDICPTQAFTQPYQLDARKCISYLTIESRDPIPHALRPGLQDWVFGCDLCQEVCPYNQRKRLVRPAMSPAIQRAGPTLDLAQVLRIRTDEEFLETFAGTALMRAKRRGLLRSAAVVAGNLGDPALIPVLEELLELEEDPVIREHAEWAKSVIMRSGATR, encoded by the coding sequence ATGCCAAGAACCGTCCCTATTGCACAGCAAATCAAATTGAAGGCTTTGGAGCTCGGTTTTGATGCCGTGGGCATTGCCGGTGTCGGTGAAGATGCCCTGGACCAGTCCCGTTTCGCGGAGTGGGTGTCCCAAGATTACGCAGGGGACATGCAGTACTTGGCCCGGCGTACGGAGGGAAGGCCTTTACAGGAGCTTCTGCCCGGGGCTCAGAGTGTGCTCAGCTTGGTCTCAGCCTATCCCTCTGAAGTCCAAACTTCGGCGCCAGGTCCTTCGGCCCGCGTGGCGCGCTATGCCTGGGAAAGGGACTACCACAAGGTCCTTAGAACCCGGCTGAAGGCCCTGGAAGCCTGTTTGCCGGAGCTTGCCGGCAGGCCTGTGGCTTCCAGACACTACGTGGATACAGGGCCCATTCTGGAACGGTCCCTGGCGCACCGGGCAGGACTGGGATTTTTTGGCAAGAACACTCTGCTCATTACCCGGGATTTTGGTTCCTGGGTCTTTGTGTGCGAAGTGCTGACCGATCTCGACCTGGAGCCGGATACTCCCTTAACAGGCACCTGCGGCTCGTGCACCCGGTGTCTGGATATCTGTCCCACGCAGGCCTTCACCCAGCCCTATCAACTGGATGCGCGCAAGTGTATCTCCTATCTCACCATTGAATCCCGCGATCCGATTCCCCATGCCCTGCGGCCGGGTTTGCAGGACTGGGTCTTTGGGTGCGATCTCTGCCAGGAGGTTTGTCCCTACAACCAGAGAAAAAGGCTTGTGCGTCCCGCGATGAGTCCGGCGATCCAGCGGGCGGGTCCCACCCTCGATCTGGCCCAGGTGCTGAGGATTCGTACGGACGAAGAGTTTCTGGAAACCTTCGCAGGCACCGCCCTCATGCGCGCCAAGCGCCGGGGGCTTCTGCGCAGTGCAGCTGTGGTTGCAGGGAATCTCGGGGATCCCGCTCTTATCCCCGTGCTGGAGGAGCTGCTGGAGCTTGAAGAGGACCCCGTGATCCGGGAGCACGCGGAGTGGGCAAAGTCTGTGATCATGAGGAGCGGAGCAACGCGGTGA
- the lgt gene encoding prolipoprotein diacylglyceryl transferase → MYPVLLQFGPFSLRTYGVLVSMALLLGYWIFLKETKRVGIDSEQASSALILWVLLGLLGARLYYMLAVDLLWVLRRPWDLPALWKGGLAIHGGVLGGILGVLWTVRKTRVPFATWADAAAPALALGQAVGRVGCFFAGCCYGKITHVPWAVVFTHPQSFAPPNLPLHPTQLYEALLDLGIFGVLWGVRKRVRPGETFALYLILYGLVRLGVESLRWDRLTLGSRLSLAMIVSLSMVAAASVWLILTRRKKP, encoded by the coding sequence ATGTATCCTGTTCTCCTCCAATTCGGCCCCTTTTCCCTTCGCACCTATGGTGTTTTGGTCAGCATGGCCCTGCTCCTGGGCTATTGGATCTTCCTCAAAGAGACAAAGCGTGTGGGTATTGATTCAGAGCAAGCGAGTTCCGCGCTGATTTTGTGGGTTCTCCTGGGGCTTTTGGGGGCCCGTCTCTACTATATGCTGGCTGTGGACCTTTTGTGGGTCCTGCGTCGGCCTTGGGATCTTCCCGCCCTTTGGAAGGGGGGGCTGGCTATCCACGGAGGTGTCCTGGGAGGCATTCTGGGGGTGCTATGGACTGTGCGCAAGACGCGCGTTCCGTTTGCCACCTGGGCCGATGCTGCGGCTCCTGCGCTGGCTTTGGGACAGGCCGTGGGCCGTGTCGGTTGTTTTTTTGCCGGCTGTTGCTATGGCAAGATTACGCATGTGCCCTGGGCTGTTGTCTTCACCCACCCTCAAAGTTTTGCCCCTCCGAATCTGCCCTTACACCCCACCCAACTTTACGAGGCGCTGCTGGACCTGGGCATCTTTGGTGTGCTCTGGGGAGTGCGCAAGCGCGTGCGTCCGGGGGAGACCTTTGCGCTGTATTTGATCCTCTATGGTTTGGTGAGGCTTGGGGTCGAGTCTTTGAGATGGGACCGGTTGACCCTGGGTTCCCGCTTGAGTCTGGCCATGATCGTGAGTCTCTCGATGGTGGCGGCTGCCTCGGTGTGGTTGATCCTCACTCGCCGAAAGAAGCCCTAA
- the lpxI gene encoding UDP-2,3-diacylglucosamine diphosphatase LpxI (LpxI, functionally equivalent to LpxH, replaces it in LPS biosynthesis in a minority of bacteria.): MAETHQKVGLIAGNGHFPLIWAAEAKKHEREVIAIGLREETEPALEQIVDRIHWVQVGELGKLFEILKREALVEVVMAGQVRPQRLLAKGLNPDSLLTQALNQVKDLRADSLLGTFARMLESQGVRVLNSTLFLEDSLAGEGVLTQAQPSDSQREDVQFGLQQAKVIAGADIGQTIVVRSKAVLAVEAIEGTDAAIRRGGQLGGPGAVVVKVAKPKQDMRFDVPVVGESTLRTLQEAQASVLAVETGRTLFIGGAGFIRLADSAGIVLMGVKVS; this comes from the coding sequence ATGGCAGAGACGCATCAGAAGGTCGGACTCATTGCGGGCAACGGGCACTTTCCGTTGATATGGGCTGCCGAGGCCAAGAAACACGAAAGAGAAGTGATTGCCATTGGCCTGCGGGAAGAAACGGAGCCCGCTCTTGAGCAGATTGTGGACCGCATCCACTGGGTTCAGGTAGGGGAGTTGGGCAAGCTTTTCGAGATCCTCAAACGGGAAGCGCTTGTTGAGGTGGTGATGGCCGGACAGGTGCGGCCTCAAAGGCTTTTGGCCAAGGGATTGAACCCGGATTCCTTATTGACGCAGGCCTTGAACCAGGTTAAGGATCTGCGTGCCGATTCTTTGTTGGGGACCTTTGCCCGGATGCTGGAGAGTCAGGGAGTCCGGGTCCTCAATTCCACTCTCTTTCTGGAGGATTCCCTCGCAGGCGAAGGGGTCCTCACCCAAGCCCAGCCATCAGACTCCCAGCGGGAAGATGTTCAGTTTGGGCTGCAGCAGGCCAAGGTCATTGCCGGCGCAGATATCGGCCAGACTATCGTGGTTCGGTCCAAGGCGGTTTTGGCGGTAGAGGCTATTGAGGGTACGGATGCCGCAATCCGGCGAGGCGGACAGCTGGGAGGACCGGGAGCTGTGGTGGTCAAGGTTGCCAAACCCAAGCAAGACATGCGCTTCGATGTGCCGGTGGTGGGCGAATCGACTCTTCGCACCCTTCAAGAAGCGCAGGCTTCAGTCCTGGCCGTTGAAACCGGTCGCACCCTTTTCATCGGCGGGGCCGGGTTTATTCGACTTGCAGATTCTGCCGGGATTGTGCTGATGGGCGTTAAAGTCTCTTAA
- the lpxA gene encoding acyl-ACP--UDP-N-acetylglucosamine O-acyltransferase, which yields MTVSIHPTAIVHPEAVLADDVVIGPFSCIGAKVKIGGGTTVAQSCVIDGDTSIGANCEIYQGASIGLASQDLKYKNEPAKVIIGNNNRIREYVTIHRGTAATGQTKIGSDNLLMAYVHVAHDCVVGNECVFANAATLGGHVEVADQVMLGGLSAVHQFVTVGTRTILGGGSKLASDGLPYAIYDGHPARFRGMNIEGLKRRGVSAEVRSELRKAFHMLFDIAGGSRVERLDAIEKAYPGTEEIRNLVAFARASKRGIGRPARGTPE from the coding sequence ATGACTGTTTCCATCCATCCTACAGCGATTGTCCATCCGGAAGCCGTTTTGGCCGATGATGTTGTCATCGGCCCTTTTTCTTGCATTGGCGCCAAAGTCAAAATCGGGGGCGGCACGACCGTGGCCCAAAGCTGCGTAATCGACGGGGATACAAGTATCGGCGCCAATTGCGAGATTTACCAAGGGGCCAGTATTGGATTGGCTTCCCAGGACCTCAAGTATAAGAACGAACCTGCGAAGGTCATCATCGGTAACAACAACCGGATTCGTGAATATGTCACCATCCACCGTGGAACGGCCGCGACCGGGCAGACGAAGATTGGTTCTGATAATTTATTGATGGCTTATGTGCATGTTGCGCACGACTGTGTTGTCGGAAACGAGTGTGTTTTTGCCAATGCCGCGACCCTGGGGGGGCATGTGGAGGTGGCGGACCAGGTCATGTTGGGCGGGCTTTCTGCAGTGCACCAGTTTGTCACAGTGGGGACCCGGACTATTTTGGGAGGCGGGTCCAAGCTCGCTTCCGACGGGCTTCCCTATGCGATTTATGACGGGCATCCGGCCCGTTTCCGCGGAATGAATATTGAGGGCCTGAAACGGCGCGGGGTGAGTGCGGAGGTTCGATCCGAGCTGCGCAAGGCCTTTCACATGCTTTTCGATATTGCCGGCGGTTCTCGCGTAGAGCGGCTTGATGCGATTGAAAAGGCTTACCCCGGCACTGAAGAAATCAGGAATCTGGTTGCCTTTGCCCGCGCCTCCAAACGCGGTATCGGGCGTCCTGCCCGGGGCACTCCGGAATAG
- a CDS encoding bifunctional UDP-3-O-[3-hydroxymyristoyl] N-acetylglucosamine deacetylase/3-hydroxyacyl-ACP dehydratase, whose translation MNTRVTHQQTINKPVSIKGVGLHTGQEVTLTLKPAPPRTGVQFVRTDLPNRPVIPALVENLVDLSQSPRRTSVGINGVEIHTIEHLMASLWGLNIHNVFVEINAEELPGMDGSAVPFVQALRDAGINPQTAPATTFYAREPIWVEDSARRCFLAVLPSSELRVSYMLSYDHPLLHAQYASFGLSNGVFESDIAPSRTFCLQREADELRKLGLGKGATYENTLVLGNDGVIDNNLRFENEFARHKVLDLLGDLSLLGFNLVGHIVAIRSGHPLNIQFIQKVASAHKRSRDAALYPGKAQPGATAMDINVIKRILPHRYPFLLVDRITEIDPLKRAVGIKNVTINDNFFAGHFPGRPVMPGVMIIEALAQVAGVLLLNSAENSKKFAYFASVSKGKFRRTVVPGDQLFLEVDVLKIRPRTGLVYGKALVDGKVVAEAELMFSLVDG comes from the coding sequence TTGAACACAAGAGTCACTCACCAGCAGACGATCAATAAGCCGGTTAGCATTAAAGGTGTAGGACTGCATACGGGGCAAGAGGTCACTTTGACCCTGAAGCCGGCGCCTCCCCGAACCGGTGTGCAATTTGTGCGTACGGATTTGCCTAACCGGCCCGTCATCCCTGCCTTGGTTGAAAATTTGGTTGATCTCTCCCAGTCACCTCGCCGGACCTCGGTGGGGATCAATGGCGTGGAGATCCACACGATTGAGCATCTCATGGCCAGCTTGTGGGGGCTCAATATTCACAATGTTTTTGTAGAAATCAACGCAGAGGAATTGCCGGGGATGGACGGGAGTGCCGTGCCCTTTGTCCAGGCCCTTCGCGATGCGGGAATCAATCCCCAGACTGCGCCGGCCACCACTTTTTATGCGCGGGAACCGATTTGGGTGGAGGACTCGGCACGCAGGTGCTTCTTGGCCGTACTCCCGAGCTCGGAGCTGCGGGTTTCGTATATGCTGAGTTATGACCACCCGCTGTTGCATGCACAGTACGCTTCTTTTGGCCTGAGTAACGGTGTTTTTGAAAGTGATATTGCCCCGAGCCGCACGTTTTGCTTGCAGCGAGAAGCCGATGAGCTGCGTAAGCTTGGTTTGGGCAAGGGCGCAACTTATGAGAACACTCTTGTGCTCGGGAACGACGGGGTTATCGACAACAATCTTCGATTTGAAAATGAATTTGCCCGTCACAAGGTCTTGGATCTTTTGGGCGACCTTTCCCTGCTGGGCTTCAATCTAGTGGGCCATATTGTGGCCATCCGTAGCGGTCATCCGCTCAATATCCAGTTTATTCAGAAAGTAGCCTCGGCACACAAGCGTTCGCGCGATGCTGCTTTGTATCCGGGTAAGGCGCAGCCGGGCGCCACGGCCATGGACATCAACGTGATCAAGCGAATTCTGCCGCACCGCTATCCTTTTTTGTTGGTAGATAGAATCACGGAAATCGATCCGCTCAAGCGGGCGGTTGGAATCAAGAACGTTACCATCAACGACAATTTCTTTGCAGGCCATTTCCCCGGGCGTCCGGTTATGCCGGGCGTCATGATCATCGAAGCACTGGCTCAGGTTGCCGGGGTGCTTTTGCTCAATAGCGCGGAAAACTCTAAAAAGTTTGCTTACTTTGCGAGTGTTTCCAAGGGCAAGTTCAGAAGGACCGTGGTTCCGGGAGATCAGCTTTTCTTGGAGGTGGACGTGCTCAAGATCCGCCCGAGGACGGGACTGGTTTATGGCAAGGCCCTGGTGGACGGAAAGGTCGTTGCCGAAGCGGAGCTGATGTTTAGTCTGGTGGATGGCTAG
- the lpxD gene encoding UDP-3-O-(3-hydroxymyristoyl)glucosamine N-acyltransferase, giving the protein MISKTLREVAEIVEGEVIGDSSVVITGICGIKEAQEGDLTFVANSRYWPLMKHTKASAIIVSREVESATMPIIRTDNPSLAFAKMVSLIAPNEVHHPQGIHPTAVIGKNVKLGKDVAIQAYVVVEDNVEIGDRSVLYTGVYLGHHTQLGEDVLVYPHVIIRERVSIGNRVIIHSGSVVGSDGFGFATVKGVHHKIPQIGTVVIEDDVEVGANVTIDRARFGVTFIGKGTKIDNLVQIAHNVTIGENSIIVSQSGISGSTTIGKNVTIAGQSGIVGHITIGDNVVIAAQAGVTKSIEANQFVSGYPAKPHAQAKRINAMVQRLPRLARDLEELQKKVDDLEHKSHSPADDQ; this is encoded by the coding sequence ATGATAAGTAAGACTTTGAGAGAAGTCGCAGAGATCGTCGAGGGCGAAGTAATCGGTGATTCCTCGGTTGTCATTACCGGTATCTGCGGCATTAAGGAGGCCCAAGAGGGAGATCTCACTTTTGTGGCAAACTCCCGCTACTGGCCCCTTATGAAACACACGAAAGCATCTGCGATAATCGTTTCGCGGGAGGTGGAGTCCGCGACGATGCCGATCATCCGCACGGACAATCCTTCTCTGGCATTCGCCAAGATGGTGAGTTTGATTGCTCCCAATGAAGTGCATCACCCCCAGGGGATCCACCCTACAGCTGTGATCGGAAAGAACGTCAAGCTGGGCAAGGATGTGGCTATCCAGGCTTATGTGGTTGTGGAAGACAATGTCGAGATCGGGGACCGGAGTGTGCTCTACACAGGGGTGTACCTAGGGCACCACACGCAGTTGGGTGAAGATGTATTGGTCTATCCGCATGTGATAATCCGTGAGCGTGTTTCGATAGGGAATCGCGTCATTATCCATAGCGGGTCCGTTGTCGGGAGCGATGGTTTTGGTTTCGCAACAGTTAAGGGTGTACACCACAAAATTCCGCAGATTGGAACTGTGGTTATTGAAGATGATGTGGAAGTCGGGGCCAATGTGACGATTGACCGTGCGCGTTTCGGAGTCACCTTCATCGGCAAGGGGACCAAGATTGATAATCTTGTGCAGATCGCTCACAATGTGACCATCGGAGAGAATTCTATTATCGTTTCCCAGTCCGGTATTTCGGGAAGCACGACAATTGGTAAGAATGTTACGATTGCCGGGCAATCAGGAATCGTGGGACACATTACCATAGGGGATAATGTTGTAATCGCCGCGCAAGCAGGCGTAACAAAATCCATTGAAGCCAACCAATTTGTTTCCGGGTATCCGGCCAAACCACATGCGCAGGCCAAGCGAATTAATGCCATGGTCCAACGTTTGCCCCGTTTGGCCCGGGACCTGGAAGAACTTCAGAAGAAGGTCGACGATCTTGAACACAAGAGTCACTCACCAGCAGACGATCAATAA
- a CDS encoding OmpH family outer membrane protein codes for MRQRWLAALVVFVVGLGLASPGYAMAKIGYMNVGRAFENYQKTKDQEATLEALSKKKADERVGQVEMIRDMRSELELLSPDARRGKEQEIENGLLALKEFDNQSRQDLREQHDTMVREILEEINAAVIDYAKKEEFAFIFNERVLLFGEEANDITDPVLQILNEGYKNDK; via the coding sequence ATGCGGCAGAGATGGCTGGCAGCTTTGGTGGTATTTGTGGTTGGATTGGGGTTGGCTTCTCCGGGCTATGCGATGGCCAAGATCGGCTATATGAATGTGGGCAGAGCCTTTGAGAATTACCAAAAGACTAAGGACCAGGAGGCGACTCTGGAGGCCCTTTCAAAGAAGAAGGCGGATGAGCGAGTGGGCCAGGTGGAGATGATCCGGGATATGCGAAGCGAGCTCGAGCTTCTTTCTCCGGATGCTCGGCGAGGCAAAGAGCAGGAAATTGAAAATGGACTATTGGCTTTGAAGGAATTTGATAATCAGAGTCGCCAGGATCTTCGTGAACAGCACGACACGATGGTTCGCGAAATTCTCGAAGAAATCAATGCAGCTGTAATCGACTACGCTAAGAAAGAGGAATTCGCATTCATTTTCAATGAGCGGGTTCTGCTGTTTGGCGAAGAGGCAAACGATATTACCGACCCCGTTCTTCAGATTCTCAATGAAGGATACAAGAATGATAAGTAA